The sequence tgaCACAAAGGAAATAAACGCAGGAAAAAAAATTCGCTGATCAACGAACGCAGTCGACAAGACATACAATGGCGTTCAAATTTCCTCGCGTTTTGCTGCACTTTCGCTCGCCCAGTGCGCTGTAAGTAGCTGTATTTCGTGTTTTATGCTTCCTCGATGTGCGAATTAATTCACTGATTAAGGTAGCTGTTATTTGATTGACTGTGTATGGGTTATTCTTGTTTATTCCGACGCCAGTGACGAATTTCTGTCTCGTGGTTtcgtgatatttttattttattttattttctgttcattttatctctatttctctttatttctcttttatgtgAATGAATACGGCAAATAATAAAGTCCCGACTTTTGCTTTAACAGTCGCACTTGCAACAAATATAGTTCGACTTCAAATTAGATAAATAACTGAGATTAATCAAACGCGAAGTAACCGTATTAAATAgaacaataattaaagaaaactattaaattacataaaaaaaaaaaaaaaaaaaaaaaattcaaaagcccaaaagaatgaaatacaaaattaagaaaaaaaaaacggtatcttACTATATTACAATTAAAAGCCggcaaatatctttatatattactattaaaagCCGGCAAATATCTTACATATTACAATTAAAAGCCGGCAAATATCTTACTAAATTACTATTAAAAGCCggcaaataacttttttttccgatAAAGTCCTGTTATCGGCGACGCAAGATTATCCTGAGTGGGGTAACTGATAGTGTATCAGGCTATATTAGtggccaaaaaaacaacaacaaaaaaatcacagtgcattaaaataaatcattattaatgGAAGTTGCTATAGCAGAAAAgacataaactttttaaaaaataaatgtcttgTGGTTAATATTATGTTCAacgcaaacacagtaacgtgtacacaaagatgagcTGCAGAACAGCCACAAATAGAAATGAAATTAGTATTACTGTTTCTGTTCATACAATAACACGTAAATGGGTGCAGATCGTTAACTAGTTCATAATTAGGTTAAACTGGAAATGCAAAGTTTCTGAATGGACGGAACGTAGCTTTAGATATTTTGATATTAAGACGATTAAAATGAATGAGTTGAGTAGCATTAGCACAAAGAGGGTGAcggataacaattattattaacgttattattatggAGACACTCGTAATAAGAATAGGGAAAATagggataatgaagataatgctaatattaatgataacggtaaaaatagtattattatagtatggatatgatactaataataataatgtcagaaACTAGAAACACATAGAGAATAAACATGTTTTTCTCCTTAATTATgaactttttctccttccccccccccccccagcagaatCCTCCCCAGGGGCAGCCGAGGGACCCAGAGTGGCGCTGGCTCAGGGGTCGGGAGCGGCGGGGGGAGCGGGGGCAGCATCAGGGACGCAGGGGGGTCCTTCGGGAGGCGGGCCGTGGTGCAGGAGGAGGAGTATTTCCGCAGGAAGGTGGGTCgtcgcaggaggaggaagaggctggAGGATTTCTGAGGatgatttctctgtctctctccctctctctctctctctctctctctctctctctctctctctctctctctctctctcttctctctctctctctcgctctctctctctctctctctctctctctctctctctgaaaatggGAGGATTTAAAAAGGCGCTGCGTAAGGGATTTAAAGTTTCGAAGTCGAATGTGAGATGAACTGAGATAAACAGAATGCTAGTGGGAGTTTGGGAgacttgcaaaaaaaataataacagaggaggtaaaggaagaaaTTACGTGGATAAAACTTTGGAAGAAGAAGAGACTTTAAGTGGGTTAAATGTTTTagacccattatcattatcataattactatcattattattattatcattatcattattatcatcattatcattattgttttattttattttttgaataaacCATCCAATTGTTCGAACtgggtttttgtcttttttcttcttttcgtatcGATTTGCGAAACATCCCATCGATCGTCAAGTAGGCAGAAAATACCAGATTTGCTCATTAATGTCAGCATACCAGATTTTACGGGTTAACCATGGTAAAAGGACCCATTCTCCTTCATTACGCATCGTTTTTTTAAGTAAGTATATCATAGTTTAATGAATTTAGCACGAGTTCAGCTCGATTTATGGATAGCCGatttggaaaagaaaatatatatatattactggaaATCCTATTTCAGTTTGATTTTCAACGcacttgtttttattctttctttttttctttgggtgcaTGTGTAAATGGAATTCCTTACGGTAGGCCTACATgctaaatcattatcatatacagaTCAGCCATTAATTCCAAATGTTAATAAACTTTGCCTTCGTTTTTACAGCAAAGGGAACAGCTGATCAAACTCCGGAAGAAGCTGGAGAGCGACCGGGAAGCGACGGCGGAGAGTCAACCAAAGGGCGAAGGACCAGAGGGCGCTGGAGATTCAACCCAGAGTGCCACTGACGCGGACCTTCGTGCCGACGCTCTCATCAAAGACCGGGTGTTCCTCCTTCACAAGCTTGAGGAATACGAAAGCCTTGTGAAGCTTCACCAGCAGGAGATCCGGAGAGTCTTCGAGATGGCGGAGGAGAACGTGCAGATCATCAGCCACTATCAGGAGGAGATCGGCTTCCTGAAATCGACGATGGAGATCCAGAGGCAGTTCCCCGAGTTGGACCTTGGTCGGGAGCCGCGCATCGAAATCATAAAGCCTCGAAATGGTAGCTCCGAGTCGTAACTCACCCCAGAATTCTTTCGTGATAAAGCCATTCTAATCACTCTTAACTCagtcctcctcatcattattattattttcgttattttgaaCTCTATGATTGTTACTTGGAAAGGATCTCTCCCATCATACATTTTAAGCTGCCCCTTGTATTTCCCTTGCACTTACTGTTGAAACCGGTGAAGCCCTTGGCCAGCTCTTCGTCGTCAAGGGGCCCCACGATGGCTCCGATCACGAAGTCGACAATGGCGACCAGCAGCACCACTAGAAGCACCAGTTGGGcctgtaaaaaaataacattttattttttattattatttttttattattattattattattgtgtcatTTATCATTCGCTCAAATGTATGATCCATGTTTTACCATTTACTTGTCAAATGTTTCATCTGCCCCACTTAGGTCTGATGAGAATCTgacttcttatttattattaccgcCCAAGTAAATTTGCGTGGCGTGTACTCTGCACCACGAAAGCGAGGGCGGAACACTTATATTTATCCGAAGCTGACAACTGTAAAAGGTCGTCTTCCCAGAATATCTAATCCAGTAAGTTCCAGTTTCTCTGATTTTTTGTGCGCGAAGCTGGCCGCACCATTCCAGTTTGCTTGCATCGTTCTGTGCTTGCAGTTTACTATACATTATGCTAACTGAACCGGTCTTTCAAGAGGGATTGCAAACTTTTACggaaagcaaaagcaaaatgTATGTTGTGAATCTTATTAATGGAAATACAATACTTACTGACATGGTGGTTTTAGTTTTTGACCTGCTCCTTTTATATTTgcctttcgtatttttttttccctttcaagctcttcctttcctccctattTATACATCCTCTATTCGTCTACATCtttccccttttgattttttacctttttccctttccctcctcctcccctctctctctctctcttttcttcttcaatcctcttccccattcttctcctacccctccccctcttctgctctccccatcctcctcctttcttcccctactcctcctcctcttcttccttccctcctcctcctcctcttcacttccctcaccccctcttctcccaccttcttccatctcccttcctacccccccccctctttctctctctatctacctctcctcccGCTCCCCGCTCACCCTGGCTTCCCACTCCATGCCGATGACGCAGATGGCGAAGAGGACGACGAGGGTGACGGTGCCGACCACCCGGACGTCGTTGACTCCGCCGTCGACGATTTTGACGTGGAAGGAGGCCAGGAGGTCGTTGATGGACTCGCAGAAGCCCACGATGTACATGGAGGCGGCGACGGCGTTGGCGACGGAGAAGATGAGGCCGATGGCGCCGCCGAACTCGGGTCCCAGTGAGCGGCTGATCATGTAGTAGGTTCCGCCTGCGGGAGCGGATCAAGGGCTGGGGAAaatctgcatttctctctctttttctctctatctttctttttttctcctgcttgctgtctctctctctctgtctctgactctctttctcactctctcctctctctctctctctctctctctctctctctctctctctctctctctctctctctctctctctctctctctctctctcgctgcattTCTTCCCTCCAAGGCTCAGAGGAAATTAATTTTACATAAACAAACTTCTGGAACTGGCTTTTGTTGGGAGGTCTCGGAAAAATATTTTCTCTAATGGTGAAATAAGAATACAGATTATTTTTAGTTCACACAATATTTTTATCAGCACTGTAGAAAATTACTTCAGACATTTATTTGTccataagtgaaaaaaaatgttgccaGTGACTTTGCCATTACTGTTTTCCCATAGGAGCTAAATATTTCATCCCCGACTAATTAAGAAAATTGTTTACATATCCTACAGGGAGAGACACGGAtcaaaggacaaagaaaagagaaaagaaaaaatggacacCGAAGATTCACgattaaacaaaacagaaagacctTCCCCAGCGACAGGGTCTTGTGGACAAAGGAACATGAGCGTTGTACAAGCTGGTTTCCAAAAATAGCAACATGTCCCTGGATGAGCACCGGTAACGAAGTCACCCGCGCTGCAAATGTTAAACCGTGGAGTGTTGTCACGCTGGGTCACTCAAAGGTCGGGGGGAGAAAACCCGGCACGTGGTGTGGCATAGAAACGAGTAAAGAGGATGGGatataaaggagaaggaaaagaattggAGTTGGTGGGCGTGAGTTGTTGGATAGAGATAGACACGGAGGTTGAGTGGAAGGCAGATAAAATAAATTTGACATCAGCGATACAAGAACAaataggaaatggaaaaagaaagtctGAACAGATATACAAAAAGAGTGAACTTTGACAAACAGCTTTTAAGAGATATGACGAAAAgacgaacgaaaaaagaaaatggagatgaaaattaaaggaaaagttaTTCGActtagaaaaaatggaaagggaaattaaagccaataaaacgaaaaaaaaaaaattaatccctaGGAATGAATTCAGTCGATGATCGAAAACAAGCAAACCCCTactgaaacaaacaaaccaacataaTCAATCCtagccccccctcaaaaaatttaaaaaaagaaaacgaggatattaaaaatcaagagagaaaacACGAACCAAGCGACCAGACAGCTCCCTTGGATCACTGAGCACCGCTGATAGCATCTGCCGTCTGATAGAGCCAGATTCCCGACGCCCTTGGCTTTGATCAGACGCGGGCGGATCCAAGGAATCCCAAAAGACGCCCTTCCTTCCACGAACGCCAGTGAGACgcaagggaggcgagaggaagagacgCACGTGTGAAGCGGTTCGTTTCGGTGTGGTAACTGGTTCTttgtggaagtggtggtggtaaATAGAATGGAGATGagcatgatgatggtgaggatgataatgatggttattgttataatgatgttattaatgataatagtgatggttgtcatgattataattgtaactgttattgataatagtaatgataatgatagtaataaaactagtactaatactagtgatagtactgataatgtgatgatgaaaataacaacaataataatgatgatggtgctgataatgataataataaggataatgataatagtaataataataatttaaaaaataataaggataataataataataaagataatgataatggcagcaccacaataagaataataatgataatgatgttatcaacgaaaccaataacaataataacaacctcaataacaatcataataagtgCACTGCGCTTCCCCAAAAACACAGACGAGGGAAAAGAAATCAACAATATCCCAAAATAGAAGAATTTCCCGCCAGCTCGCACACAGAAATCACGTTTGACAGATACCAcgttcatcctccccccttcaacAGGCTCACGGTGGATCACGAATGTACATAGAgagtttatttttccctctcttgtaAAATAACTGTGTctacttttaaatatttatgtggCGGTTTATTTTCTCCAGACTGTgaggaacgatttttttttcttttttttttttactccagttCTTCGCGatggaaaataaatgtataaaaaacaagGTGGATTAGACTTGTACAAGCAGttatatagatgtaaacaaaaaaatatctgtaATGCAAGCTCACGAGGATTAAAACATAcacttatttacacatatatactcgtacattatagatagatagatacatataggtagacagatagatagacagatgggtagatctgcgtgtgtgtgtgtgtgtgttgtgtgtgtgtgtgtgcgtgtgtgtgtgtgtgtgtgtgctgtgtgtgtgtgtgtgtgtgtgtgtgtgtgtgtgtgtgtgtgtgtgttatgcacgtGTATGTAAATCAAtgcgtatatatctattctatctatctatgtaaatctatgttatatatatattatatatatatatatatatatatatatatatatattgttgaattttgttttagttttagcTGAATAGGTATGAATTTCTATAGTCATTGTACTGTACATGAAGATGGAATTTCATTTCTCCAGAGTAAATagagaaataacaacaaataacaaaaaattccgATCGCCTCCTTGAAAgacttcttataaaaaaaaaaaaataaaaataaagataatgataatgataaaaagtgaaaaattaaaatatgatcaCCATGCGACTCACCTCCTCGGACGACCGTATTttgtaaagaaaacgaaaaaggaaattatgataattgaaaaaaaaaaacctgaaaaatacGATCGCAATGCACCTCACCTCCCTAGAAATACAACTCTtgcatacagaaaaaaacaagtaaaaatacaaaaatacgacCACCATGAAAATCCCCTTCCTAGAAATACAACtcttataaacagaaaaaaaaaaaaaaaaaacacaaaaacgaaacacaaaaatACGACAGCCATGTAACTCACCCCCTTTAATCTGGCCGTTGGTGGAGATCGCGGACATGGAGAGCGAGGAGATGACGGTCACCACGTTCCCGCAGGTTACGATCAGCAGGCCGTCCACTGGAGGGCGTCGTAGCAGGGATGGCGTAATGCGCaggacatgtaaaaaaaaagcatatggtgccatttttttattatcaatttatatatgttcattatcataatttattttatttgcttatttatttatcgtaAAGAGAATGTTAGGAGCAACAAGGGGTGACGAGCAAGAGATGGGGAAGTGAGAGGTGTTACATTTTAAAAGTTTCTCAGGGAGAGACATCGAGAGAAAATGCTCAAATGGCAGGTGTTCTTTTCGTTTTAAAGCTGTAAGAGGTGGTaacataaaaaggtttttaaggtGAAGATGGGGAAAGCAGGTGGTGTTCAATgttaggaaaacaaaacaaaaaaacattgagaGTAAAAAGTAAGAAATGAGTATGCAGGTGTGTTAGTTTTCATGTAAAATAATGCTAAATACGAAAAAGTTATAAGGGATGATGTCACGAACAAATGAGAAAGTAGGTGAGTTtaaattatatgttaaaaaatacagAACTGTTATGGTTTTCATTCatgaaaatcgttttttttatggaagaCATTCACGATACTTGATAATCACATTTTTgccaaattatgtttttttttttctgaatggatATTGTGAATGGAAATAGCAGTGCCCATCAAAATAATTGATTCGCTGGATCATCAGTTGATTTAGCAAACTGACTGGAAAGCAAAAGTTAAAAATATGCTTCAGCCAATCAACCAAACAGCGTTGACTCAGCCTTCGTCGACGGCTGAGTTTGTGTCTGTTTTCGCCCCCTGTTTACTCTGACAACAAGACGTACTGATAACCTTCGTCACAGTCatcacacgcgcgtgcgcacccACACCtataaacttacatacatacacatacacacatacatatagacatgcacacacacacacacacacacacacacacacacacacacacacacacacacacacaacacacacacacacacacacacacacacacacacacacacacacacacacacacacacacacacacacacacacacacacacacacacacatgcacaaatgcacacacaacacattgctACACTACTGTAAGTTTGCATTCAATTAATATCCTAAGTAAACACATTATTGATTGTAGAAGTATCTTGATATTTACCGTACCACCTTCTTGCCATAGACAGGAAGGTATATCCCATATTGTATATTAGAAAATAAgttttattttgccttgtatatGTTGAACTGATATCCAATATGACATTCATTCTAATCGGTGCTTAAGCCCTGTCAACAAGGGAAACATTTTGTAAATAAATCACTAACTATGATATAAAAGCCCATATCAACAGTTAATTTATCGAATTTTATCCCTTGTCATACACTTGTTGAATAGTGTTTACGATAACTTTGAATCATAGTTTTACTTCTACAGAATTATGAAGCATtagatatgtgcgtgtatgtatgtgcggtcTTGTGTTTGCCATCATTTCAGAAGGGACGTGAACATGCAAATGAAGACGGATAGAGAAACACATGGTGGTAAATGTGACATTCTCAGTGTTAATGCATTATACTTAAAGACTActggagatagataggtagatagatagatagagagggggaagagagagagagagagagagagagagagagagagagagagagagagagagagagacagccagacagacagacagacagacagacagacagacaaacaagcagatacatacagagaaagagaggcacaAACGGACagtcagacaaagagaaagagaaaaagaaagcagacAAAACGATATATGGCACGTCAATATTCAATATACCATCTATGCGTGAGGGACCAACAgcccatgcgtgtgtgtgtgtgaacagccgTGATGACCTGACCTTAATGTTATTCCGGTCATAAGGATGCAAGACTTCGGTGTcagttattatgtttgttattgtattgttttatcatttttattgtctgttatgatcattactatttttatcgcctatcattatcgatattaatatactttttattatcgtggttgtcataataattttttttt comes from Penaeus monodon isolate SGIC_2016 chromosome 5, NSTDA_Pmon_1, whole genome shotgun sequence and encodes:
- the LOC119572956 gene encoding uncharacterized protein LOC119572956; its protein translation is MAFKFPRVLLHFRSPSALILPRGSRGTQSGAGSGVGSGGGSGGSIRDAGGSFGRRAVVQEEEYFRRKQREQLIKLRKKLESDREATAESQPKGEGPEGAGDSTQSATDADLRADALIKDRVFLLHKLEEYESLVKLHQQEIRRVFEMAEENVQIISHYQEEIGFLKSTMEIQRQFPELDLGREPRIEIIKPRNGSSES